A stretch of the Candidatus Methylomirabilota bacterium genome encodes the following:
- a CDS encoding methionine synthase — translation MTLPLIPTAVVGSHGRPGWWFAAVKAWEQGELGPGDLDEMLDDAVHTAVRDMETAGIDILTDGEVRRLDGYVDSYYAIIKGIEPLPVRRKAGPWGYDQQTRYEAVGRIETPPAGLGIVREFEYLKKHTTRHTKATCAGPLTFGSRIHPGKVYTGVVDVAERFAEVINQELHGLVAAGADLIQIDEPARGNVSGEEMARLFNLATAGIDVKLAFHVCFGNRFGRSRFQRTYEPYFPGILKSRAHQFVLEFASRELAELDLWKRYGEGRELGAGVVDVKGFAQDTAEDVARRVRRVLQVCPPEKLTVNPDCGFGWSPRYMCNQKLAGLAAGAALVRRELTGKR, via the coding sequence ATGACGCTGCCGCTGATCCCGACCGCCGTCGTGGGCTCCCACGGCAGGCCGGGCTGGTGGTTCGCCGCCGTCAAGGCCTGGGAACAGGGGGAGCTCGGGCCCGGCGACCTCGACGAGATGCTCGACGACGCCGTGCACACGGCGGTCCGCGACATGGAGACCGCCGGCATCGACATCCTCACCGACGGCGAGGTCCGCCGGCTCGACGGCTACGTTGACTCGTACTACGCGATCATCAAGGGCATCGAGCCGCTCCCCGTGCGGCGCAAGGCGGGTCCCTGGGGGTACGACCAGCAGACGCGCTACGAGGCGGTCGGGCGCATCGAGACGCCCCCCGCCGGGCTCGGCATCGTGCGCGAGTTCGAGTACCTCAAGAAGCACACGACGCGGCACACCAAGGCGACGTGCGCGGGCCCGTTGACGTTCGGCTCGCGGATCCATCCGGGCAAGGTCTACACGGGTGTCGTGGACGTGGCCGAGCGCTTCGCCGAGGTCATCAATCAGGAGCTCCACGGTCTCGTGGCCGCGGGCGCCGACCTCATCCAGATCGATGAGCCGGCGCGCGGCAACGTCTCCGGGGAGGAGATGGCGCGCCTGTTCAACCTCGCCACGGCGGGGATCGACGTGAAGCTCGCCTTCCACGTTTGCTTCGGCAACCGGTTCGGTCGCTCGCGCTTCCAGCGGACCTACGAGCCCTACTTCCCGGGGATCCTGAAATCGCGCGCCCACCAGTTCGTGCTGGAGTTCGCGAGCCGCGAGCTGGCCGAGCTCGATCTCTGGAAGCGGTACGGCGAGGGGCGCGAGCTCGGCGCCGGCGTCGTGGACGTCAAGGGCTTCGCGCAGGACACGGCCGAGGACGTGGCGCGCCGCGTCCGCAGGGTGCTCCAGGTCTGCCCGCCGGAGAAGCTCACGGTCAACCCCGACTGCGGCTTCGGCTGGTCGCCGCGGTACATGTGCAACCAGAAGCTCGCGGGGCTGGCCGCGGGCGCCGCGCTCGTGCGGCGCGAATTGACCGGCAAGCGATGA
- a CDS encoding ABC transporter ATP-binding protein, with translation MSAAAMLAVEGIDVFIQTSHILRRVSLEVGPREVVCLVGRNGAGKTTTLRTIMGFLAPRGGRITFRGEPIHGRPPHEIARRGLGWAPEDSAIFPALTVAENVEISTWTRPAGRPAAERIELAYRVFPGLRRYAARRGPEMSGGERKMLSIARALALDPEMLVLDEPFEGLSPAIIPAVAEGIAEITRLGRSILIAESNIHHVPEYGSRLYVIERGEIVFAGSRDDAWRDPTVLRIIGGAPR, from the coding sequence GTGAGCGCCGCCGCGATGCTGGCCGTCGAGGGGATCGACGTCTTCATCCAGACGAGCCACATCCTCCGGCGCGTCTCGCTCGAGGTGGGCCCGCGCGAGGTCGTCTGCCTCGTCGGCCGGAACGGTGCGGGCAAGACCACGACGCTCCGCACCATCATGGGCTTCCTGGCCCCGCGCGGCGGCCGCATCACGTTCCGGGGCGAGCCGATCCACGGCCGGCCGCCGCACGAGATCGCGCGGCGCGGCCTCGGCTGGGCGCCCGAGGACTCCGCCATCTTCCCCGCCCTCACGGTCGCGGAGAACGTCGAGATCTCGACGTGGACGCGGCCGGCCGGGCGGCCCGCCGCGGAGCGCATCGAGCTCGCGTACCGCGTCTTCCCCGGGCTCCGGCGCTACGCCGCCCGCCGGGGCCCCGAGATGAGCGGCGGCGAGCGCAAGATGCTCTCGATCGCGCGGGCGCTCGCGCTCGACCCGGAGATGCTCGTGCTCGACGAGCCGTTCGAGGGGCTCTCCCCGGCGATCATTCCCGCCGTCGCCGAGGGCATCGCCGAGATCACGCGCCTCGGCCGCTCGATCCTGATCGCCGAGTCGAACATCCACCACGTGCCGGAGTACGGCAGCCGCCTCTACGTCATCGAGCGCGGCGAGATCGTCTTCGCGGGCTCGCGCGACGACGCCTGGCGCGACCCGACCGTTTTGCGGATAATCGGGGGCGCGCCACGATGA
- a CDS encoding ABC transporter ATP-binding protein, whose protein sequence is MILRAEGIRKLYGGFCALDGVSLAIDAGEFVSVIGPNGAGKSTLLNVLTGVVAPTAGTVTFKGRDVTGLGPVRLARLGMARSFQLVHVFPELTVLETLQAAVVARLRRGGRFWASLADDREVQEGALEVAELFGLAASRHTPARQLPQGDKKLLDVASAFALRPEMILLDEPTSGVSTADKTAIMEILVSASQRVGLSAILQVEHDMDIVFGYSDRIIALHEGRVLAEGTPAAIQADRRVVDTVIGRRTGAR, encoded by the coding sequence ATGATCCTCCGCGCCGAGGGGATCCGGAAGCTCTACGGCGGGTTCTGCGCGCTCGACGGCGTGAGCCTCGCGATCGACGCGGGCGAGTTCGTCTCGGTCATCGGGCCGAACGGCGCCGGCAAGTCCACGCTCCTCAACGTGCTGACGGGCGTCGTCGCGCCGACCGCGGGCACGGTCACCTTCAAGGGCCGCGACGTGACCGGCCTCGGCCCCGTGCGACTCGCGCGCCTCGGCATGGCCCGCAGCTTCCAGCTCGTCCACGTCTTCCCCGAGCTCACCGTGCTCGAGACGCTCCAGGCCGCCGTCGTCGCGCGGCTCCGCCGCGGCGGCCGCTTCTGGGCCTCCCTCGCGGACGACCGCGAAGTGCAGGAGGGCGCGCTCGAAGTGGCCGAGCTGTTCGGCCTGGCGGCAAGCCGCCACACGCCGGCGCGGCAGCTCCCGCAGGGGGACAAGAAGCTCCTCGACGTGGCGTCGGCGTTCGCGCTGCGGCCCGAGATGATCCTGCTCGACGAGCCGACCTCCGGCGTCAGCACCGCGGACAAGACGGCGATCATGGAGATCCTGGTCTCGGCCTCGCAGCGCGTCGGGCTCTCGGCGATCCTCCAGGTCGAGCACGACATGGACATCGTGTTCGGCTACTCCGACCGCATCATCGCGCTCCACGAGGGCCGCGTGCTGGCCGAGGGCACGCCCGCGGCGATCCAGGCCGACCGGCGCGTCGTGGACACGGTGATCGGACGCCGCACGGGCGCCCGGTGA
- a CDS encoding branched-chain amino acid ABC transporter permease, with product MRRPLAVALALAGVAAAPLLVPTYYALLMLPFMAYAVILLGLNLLFGYTGLVSFGHALFVGIGAYVGAFLTSVVKIRSMEAILLAAAVLGAAVAAPVGALCVRYVKIYFGMLTLAFGMVFYTFVLKFYRLTGGDEGMPFLRPALLGQRLDAISKTDYLVGPYYYYALAVLVLAALAMWRVVHSPFGLALRAIRDNPAKAETLGLGVTRYRWLAFMISAVYGAVGGALLGPPTGNVDPTLAYWTHSGNLVFMTLLGGFSSFFGPVLGAFVFIYLQDFVMSVVPYWRLIFGALLAVIVIRAPGGLMGLFARRRPIEAARA from the coding sequence GTGAGGCGCCCGCTGGCCGTCGCGCTGGCGCTCGCGGGCGTGGCGGCGGCGCCGCTCCTGGTCCCGACCTACTACGCGCTGCTGATGCTGCCGTTCATGGCCTACGCCGTCATCCTGCTCGGCCTGAACCTCCTCTTCGGCTACACGGGTCTCGTCTCGTTCGGCCACGCCCTGTTCGTCGGGATCGGCGCGTACGTGGGCGCGTTCCTCACGAGCGTCGTCAAGATCCGCTCGATGGAGGCGATCCTCCTGGCCGCCGCGGTGCTCGGCGCCGCGGTCGCCGCCCCCGTCGGGGCCCTCTGCGTCCGCTACGTGAAGATCTACTTCGGCATGCTCACGCTCGCCTTCGGCATGGTCTTCTACACCTTCGTGCTCAAGTTCTACCGGCTGACCGGCGGCGACGAGGGGATGCCGTTCCTCCGACCCGCCCTCCTCGGCCAGCGGCTCGACGCGATCTCGAAGACCGACTACCTCGTGGGCCCGTACTACTACTACGCGCTCGCGGTGCTCGTGCTGGCGGCCCTCGCGATGTGGCGCGTCGTCCACTCGCCGTTCGGCCTCGCGCTCCGGGCCATCCGCGACAACCCGGCGAAGGCCGAGACCCTCGGCCTCGGCGTCACGCGCTACCGCTGGCTCGCCTTCATGATCTCGGCGGTGTACGGGGCCGTCGGCGGCGCACTCCTCGGCCCGCCGACGGGGAACGTGGACCCGACGCTCGCCTACTGGACGCACTCGGGTAACCTCGTGTTCATGACGCTGCTGGGCGGCTTCTCGAGCTTCTTCGGGCCGGTGCTGGGCGCGTTCGTCTTCATCTACCTCCAGGACTTCGTCATGTCGGTCGTCCCGTACTGGCGGCTGATCTTCGGCGCGTTGCTCGCGGTCATCGTGATCCGGGCGCCGGGCGGCCTCATGGGGCTCTTCGCCCGGCGCCGGCCGATCGAGGCGGCGCGCGCATGA
- a CDS encoding branched-chain amino acid ABC transporter permease: MAAGLQVVFGVQKIFNLACGSFYALGAYVGVSAVGWYADAGGPPGLFIVPLTLAGAAVGAVGLVVERGLLSFVYDRDETFQLLLTFAVVLMMEDAIRMTWGPSPRSTSGLYLAYGRVSVLGATVPVYNLVVIAASLAIALGIGWLLTRTAFGRIIRAAADNREMAAALGVDMRRLYATVFTLGTALGTLGGALVIPATAAMSEMGVELIVEAFAVVVIGGLGSMRGAFVGALVVGVLRAIAISVYPELEMLLIYLIVIGVLVLRPRGLFGRAEA, from the coding sequence GTGGCGGCGGGGCTGCAGGTCGTCTTCGGCGTCCAGAAGATCTTCAACCTCGCCTGCGGCTCCTTCTACGCGCTCGGCGCCTACGTCGGCGTCTCCGCGGTGGGCTGGTACGCGGACGCGGGCGGGCCCCCCGGACTCTTCATCGTGCCGCTCACGCTCGCGGGCGCCGCGGTGGGCGCCGTCGGGCTGGTGGTGGAGCGCGGGCTCCTGAGCTTCGTGTACGACCGCGACGAGACCTTCCAGCTCCTGCTCACGTTCGCCGTCGTCCTCATGATGGAGGACGCGATCCGCATGACGTGGGGTCCCTCACCGCGCTCGACGTCCGGGCTCTACCTCGCCTACGGGCGCGTGAGCGTCCTGGGCGCGACCGTGCCCGTCTACAATCTCGTCGTCATCGCGGCGAGCCTCGCGATCGCGCTGGGCATCGGCTGGCTCCTCACGCGGACGGCGTTCGGCCGCATCATCCGCGCGGCCGCCGACAACCGCGAGATGGCCGCGGCGCTCGGCGTGGACATGCGTCGGCTCTACGCCACGGTGTTCACGCTCGGCACGGCGCTCGGCACGCTCGGCGGGGCCCTCGTCATCCCCGCCACGGCCGCGATGAGCGAGATGGGCGTCGAGCTGATCGTCGAGGCGTTCGCCGTCGTCGTCATCGGGGGCCTCGGCTCCATGCGGGGCGCGTTCGTCGGCGCGCTGGTCGTCGGCGTCCTGCGCGCGATCGCGATCTCCGTCTACCCGGAGCTCGAGATGCTGCTGATCTACCTGATCGTGATCGGCGTCCTCGTCCTCCGGCCGCGCGGGCTCTTCGGGCGGGCCGAGGCGTGA
- a CDS encoding ABC transporter substrate-binding protein has protein sequence MITTRRNFVKLVGGAAVAAGAGLDPGRARAQGAPVKLGVLAIRAGIAAPVGAAGLRATEWWAARVNAAGGILGRPVQLVVEEESNPKDTVERYRKLVLQDKVEVVLGGISTGVTLAVGPVAEDLATPWLSWDGTTQKGVDETMPSPKWAFKSVDNEVEAIVAGLLTPKYFKGIKTVAGIGNDYSYGHDCWESYQAVLRRYIPDVKFVLELFPKLGVTDFTSHIAAIQQAKPDLLMCSFWSGDATIIMKQATAVGLFRTMKGVFTTAGGVHDSLKKEFTPEGLLLGYNTMYFDDPKGSALLKQFVREYKAKYNEYPPYECDHAYFCAESYKAAVEKAAGQARQWPASAQVVKALEGIEIESLSGRRSWREDHVQMCNFYQGITTHKNAYDFVTISPVEVVSTKRAMKPAGAKLFDWINSWKL, from the coding sequence ATGATCACCACACGGCGGAACTTCGTGAAGCTCGTGGGCGGCGCCGCGGTCGCGGCCGGCGCCGGTCTCGACCCGGGCCGCGCGCGCGCCCAAGGCGCGCCCGTGAAGCTCGGCGTCCTCGCCATCCGCGCGGGCATCGCCGCGCCCGTGGGCGCCGCGGGGCTCCGGGCGACCGAGTGGTGGGCCGCGCGCGTCAACGCGGCCGGCGGGATCCTGGGGCGGCCCGTGCAGCTCGTGGTCGAGGAGGAGTCGAACCCCAAGGACACCGTGGAGCGCTACCGGAAGCTCGTCCTCCAGGACAAGGTCGAGGTCGTGCTGGGCGGCATCTCCACCGGCGTCACGCTGGCGGTCGGCCCGGTGGCCGAGGACCTCGCGACCCCGTGGCTCTCGTGGGACGGCACGACGCAGAAGGGCGTGGACGAGACCATGCCCAGCCCGAAGTGGGCGTTCAAGAGCGTGGACAACGAGGTCGAGGCGATCGTCGCCGGGCTCCTGACGCCGAAGTACTTCAAGGGGATCAAGACCGTGGCGGGGATCGGCAACGACTACTCGTACGGCCACGACTGCTGGGAGTCCTACCAGGCCGTTCTGCGGCGCTACATCCCCGACGTGAAGTTCGTCCTGGAGCTCTTCCCCAAGCTCGGGGTGACCGACTTCACCTCGCACATCGCCGCGATCCAGCAGGCCAAGCCCGACCTCCTGATGTGCTCGTTCTGGTCGGGCGACGCCACGATCATCATGAAGCAGGCGACCGCGGTCGGCCTGTTCAGGACCATGAAGGGTGTCTTCACCACGGCCGGCGGCGTGCACGACTCGCTCAAGAAGGAGTTCACCCCCGAGGGGCTGCTCCTCGGCTACAACACGATGTACTTCGACGACCCGAAGGGCTCCGCGCTCCTCAAGCAGTTCGTGCGCGAGTACAAGGCGAAGTACAACGAGTACCCACCCTACGAGTGCGACCACGCCTACTTTTGCGCCGAGTCGTACAAGGCGGCCGTCGAGAAGGCCGCGGGCCAGGCCAGGCAGTGGCCTGCGAGCGCGCAGGTCGTCAAGGCGCTCGAGGGCATCGAGATCGAGTCGCTCTCGGGCCGCCGGAGCTGGCGCGAGGACCACGTCCAGATGTGCAACTTCTACCAGGGGATCACGACGCACAAGAACGCCTACGACTTCGTGACGATCAGCCCGGTCGAGGTCGTGTCCACGAAGCGGGCCATGAAGCCCGCCGGGGCCAAGCTGTTCGACTGGATCAACTCCTGGAAGCTCTGA
- a CDS encoding diguanylate cyclase, which produces MSSMHVRFWGTRGSIAAPGPKTAVYGGNTSCVEVRASDGTVIVLDCGTGARELGLHLARTLPHPIRLHLFIGHTHWDHIQGFPFFVPAFLPGAELNIYAPLGFQRSLEEAMAGQMEYSYFPVKLRELRSRIHFTELDEGFFRVGDVLVETQYLNHTAPTIGYRMSCGGATLAYVTDHEPFWSASGSVAQHPGDERHVAFMRGADLVIHDAQYTEEEYRGKVGWGHASIDYAVDVALAADVGRLVLFHHDPTHDDAMLERMETAARARAAVGGGRLEVLAAREGLELEVRGGAAAPSVAEASALQHRQITGGRVLVVSANENEVAAIEEVLTEDGLVLLRLPDMRGALQRGRELMPDLAIVDRELMGEDGDAAVETLRERLGRRNFPVVVLADGSFASDAIYRGEAASADYLAKPFSPPMLRARVRAWLARTLMAFDVADAARRTTEAAGAPGGRGDARARYASLLAAVPLFRPLPAEQRELLAAQASEQVFPAGHVIIQENAPPDRLFVVLEGRVRILETAPDNPLDVILGELGEGELFGELGVLRNQARSASVVAIERTHCLVLQQADFLRALQGSTELAVSLLRLLAGRLYETDRRLSRYAPDGVTGLAGRRAFHDQYRRLAAVARRRGTGALLLVMDVTRLKTINDRHGYGVGDDVLRCVADALIEATRTTDLVTRHGGDEFVVFFPDAGPNDEANVVGRVREKIAALVAKRGIPTPIQVSVGVAYRQSPPESADEMLREADQDMHRRRA; this is translated from the coding sequence ATGTCCTCCATGCATGTACGCTTCTGGGGAACACGTGGGTCCATCGCCGCGCCCGGTCCGAAGACGGCCGTGTACGGCGGCAACACGTCCTGCGTCGAGGTCCGGGCCTCCGACGGCACCGTGATCGTCCTCGACTGCGGCACGGGCGCGCGTGAGCTCGGCCTGCACCTCGCCCGGACGCTGCCCCATCCCATCCGGCTCCACCTCTTCATCGGCCACACGCACTGGGACCACATCCAGGGCTTCCCCTTCTTCGTGCCCGCGTTCCTCCCGGGCGCCGAGCTGAACATCTACGCGCCGCTCGGCTTCCAGCGGAGCCTCGAGGAGGCGATGGCCGGGCAGATGGAGTACTCGTACTTCCCGGTGAAGCTCCGCGAGCTGCGGAGCCGCATCCACTTCACGGAGCTCGACGAGGGGTTCTTCCGCGTGGGCGACGTGCTGGTCGAGACGCAGTACCTGAACCACACCGCGCCGACGATCGGCTACCGCATGTCGTGCGGCGGCGCCACGCTGGCGTACGTGACCGACCACGAGCCCTTCTGGAGCGCGTCGGGCTCCGTCGCGCAGCACCCCGGGGACGAGCGTCACGTCGCGTTCATGCGCGGCGCCGACCTCGTCATCCATGACGCCCAGTACACGGAGGAGGAGTACCGCGGCAAGGTCGGCTGGGGGCACGCGTCCATCGATTACGCCGTGGACGTCGCGCTCGCGGCCGACGTGGGGCGCCTCGTGCTCTTCCATCACGACCCGACGCACGACGACGCGATGCTCGAGCGCATGGAGACGGCGGCCCGCGCCCGGGCCGCGGTGGGCGGCGGCCGGCTCGAGGTGCTCGCGGCGCGCGAGGGGCTCGAGCTCGAGGTGCGGGGCGGCGCCGCCGCGCCCTCCGTGGCGGAGGCCTCGGCGCTCCAGCACCGGCAGATCACGGGCGGCCGCGTCCTCGTCGTGAGCGCGAACGAGAACGAGGTCGCAGCGATCGAGGAGGTCCTGACCGAGGACGGGCTCGTGCTCCTGCGTCTGCCCGACATGCGCGGCGCCCTCCAGCGCGGTCGTGAGCTCATGCCGGACCTCGCGATCGTGGACCGTGAGCTCATGGGTGAGGACGGCGACGCGGCGGTCGAGACGCTGCGCGAGCGCCTCGGACGGCGGAACTTCCCCGTGGTCGTGCTCGCCGACGGCTCGTTCGCGTCGGACGCGATCTATCGCGGGGAGGCCGCGTCCGCCGACTACCTCGCGAAGCCCTTCAGCCCGCCGATGCTGCGCGCCCGCGTCCGCGCGTGGCTCGCCCGGACGCTCATGGCCTTCGACGTCGCGGACGCCGCGCGCCGGACCACGGAGGCGGCGGGCGCGCCGGGCGGCCGCGGCGACGCGCGCGCGCGCTACGCGAGCCTGCTCGCCGCGGTGCCGCTCTTCCGTCCGCTCCCGGCGGAGCAGCGCGAGCTGCTGGCCGCCCAGGCGTCGGAGCAGGTCTTCCCCGCGGGGCACGTGATCATCCAGGAGAACGCGCCGCCCGACCGCCTCTTCGTCGTCCTCGAGGGGCGCGTGCGGATCCTCGAGACCGCACCCGACAATCCCCTCGACGTCATCCTCGGCGAGCTCGGGGAGGGCGAGCTCTTCGGGGAGCTCGGCGTCCTGCGGAACCAGGCGCGCTCGGCGTCGGTCGTCGCGATCGAGCGGACGCACTGTCTCGTGCTCCAGCAGGCCGACTTCCTGCGCGCGCTCCAGGGCTCGACGGAGCTCGCGGTCTCGCTGCTCCGGCTGCTGGCGGGGCGCCTCTACGAGACCGACCGCCGGCTCTCGCGCTACGCGCCGGACGGCGTCACCGGCCTCGCGGGCCGTCGCGCGTTCCACGACCAGTACCGGCGGCTGGCGGCCGTCGCGCGGCGGCGCGGCACCGGCGCGCTGCTGCTCGTGATGGACGTGACGCGGCTCAAGACGATCAACGACCGTCACGGGTACGGCGTGGGCGACGACGTGCTCCGCTGCGTCGCCGACGCGCTCATCGAGGCGACGCGCACGACGGACCTCGTGACGCGGCACGGCGGCGATGAGTTCGTGGTGTTCTTCCCCGACGCCGGGCCGAACGACGAGGCCAACGTGGTGGGCCGCGTTCGCGAGAAGATCGCCGCGCTCGTCGCCAAGCGCGGGATCCCGACCCCCATCCAGGTGAGCGTCGGCGTCGCGTACCGCCAGTCGCCCCCCGAGTCGGCGGACGAGATGCTGCGCGAGGCCGACCAGGACATGCACCGCCGGCGGGCCTAG
- a CDS encoding enoyl-CoA hydratase/isomerase family protein: MIALEAADGVARLTLDRPEALNALNRALTAALEEALERVAAMDEARVLVVAARGRAFCAGNDIAEMAGLSGDDAEALATRQARLMARFGRLPQVTIAAIDGHALGGGLMLAVAQDLRIASDRARFGLPEVTLGFNPGYGIERLLDVVPGGWARELLLTGRTVHASEALRMGLVNRVVAPATLDASVAALAADVARAPRAGLAATKEIVAAIRKGERGREPEAYGAALRTSPEARARIRAFVERKRK; the protein is encoded by the coding sequence GTGATCGCGCTCGAGGCCGCGGACGGCGTCGCCCGGCTCACGCTCGACCGGCCGGAGGCACTCAACGCGCTCAATCGGGCGCTCACCGCGGCGCTCGAGGAGGCGCTCGAGCGCGTCGCCGCGATGGACGAGGCGCGCGTCCTCGTCGTCGCCGCGCGCGGCCGCGCCTTCTGCGCCGGCAACGACATCGCCGAGATGGCCGGGCTCTCGGGCGACGACGCCGAGGCGCTGGCGACCCGCCAGGCGCGCCTCATGGCGCGCTTCGGCCGGCTCCCCCAGGTGACGATCGCGGCGATCGACGGCCACGCCCTCGGCGGCGGCCTCATGCTGGCCGTGGCCCAGGATCTCCGCATCGCCTCCGACCGCGCGCGCTTCGGCCTCCCCGAGGTCACGCTCGGCTTCAACCCCGGCTACGGCATCGAGCGGCTGCTCGACGTCGTGCCCGGCGGCTGGGCGCGCGAGCTCCTGCTGACGGGCCGCACCGTCCACGCGAGCGAGGCGCTCCGGATGGGGCTCGTCAACCGCGTCGTCGCCCCGGCGACGCTCGACGCGAGCGTCGCCGCGCTCGCGGCCGACGTCGCGCGAGCCCCGCGCGCGGGGCTCGCGGCGACCAAGGAGATCGTCGCGGCGATCCGCAAGGGCGAGCGGGGACGGGAGCCGGAGGCCTACGGCGCGGCCCTCCGGACGAGCCCCGAGGCGCGCGCGCGGATCCGGGCCTTCGTCGAGCGGAAGCGGAAGTAG